One stretch of Romeriopsis navalis LEGE 11480 DNA includes these proteins:
- a CDS encoding type III-B CRISPR module-associated Cmr3 family protein: MFQFLIKIRPLGLMYGSAGAFLSPENLVGRSGTKFPPDPATLSGLYFSTNKTQAFIDHQTLRNELHIAGPFWADIDDPEYFYVPVPKHKLVTQKDCKTWFLKQGKWHCDDSKDTDAPTYDWQTINAWDGEPESMKSNSEVAENPPWKFIPVLHPKTKPDERVVDEDGLFLENAVQFSDEHCLVYLATHAIPDGWYRFGGEGHIVEITHEAIVANSPILDLLNQPIERAFALITPAVWGSTRFSYRYPQHADFPKPVQMLIERPKPFRYRVGGRLGRGRYAVPAGSVYVFDQPLNRTWWEFESQWFPQEGMSLKHLGCGLCLPIAIDGIETLNELKTDELEGVA; this comes from the coding sequence ATGTTCCAATTCCTAATTAAGATTCGCCCACTGGGATTGATGTATGGCAGTGCGGGTGCATTCTTATCCCCAGAGAATCTTGTGGGCCGCTCCGGGACTAAGTTTCCGCCTGACCCAGCGACCCTCTCAGGACTCTACTTCAGCACCAATAAGACTCAAGCCTTTATCGATCACCAAACCCTACGCAATGAACTACATATTGCCGGACCTTTCTGGGCTGACATTGATGACCCTGAGTATTTTTATGTGCCGGTGCCGAAGCATAAGCTCGTAACTCAGAAGGACTGCAAGACCTGGTTCCTGAAACAAGGAAAGTGGCATTGCGATGACAGCAAAGATACGGATGCCCCCACCTATGACTGGCAAACGATTAATGCCTGGGACGGTGAGCCAGAATCCATGAAAAGCAATAGTGAGGTGGCCGAGAATCCGCCCTGGAAATTCATTCCAGTTCTACATCCCAAAACGAAACCGGATGAACGGGTTGTCGATGAAGACGGTTTATTCCTCGAAAATGCGGTGCAGTTCTCCGATGAACATTGTCTGGTCTATCTTGCCACCCATGCGATTCCCGATGGCTGGTATCGATTTGGCGGTGAGGGACATATCGTCGAAATCACCCATGAGGCAATCGTTGCCAACAGCCCTATTCTGGACCTGCTCAATCAACCCATTGAACGAGCCTTTGCCTTGATTACTCCAGCAGTGTGGGGATCGACGCGCTTTTCCTATCGCTATCCACAGCATGCTGACTTTCCCAAACCAGTTCAAATGCTGATTGAGCGACCGAAGCCGTTTCGCTATCGCGTCGGTGGACGGTTAGGGCGGGGCCGGTATGCAGTGCCAGCGGGCAGCGTTTACGTATTCGATCAACCCCTCAATCGAACTTGGTGGGAATTCGAGTCTCAATGGTTTCCCCAGGAAGGCATGAGTCTGAAGCATTTGGGCTGTGGCCTTTGCTTACCGATCGCGATTGACGGCATCGAAACATTGAATGAATTGAAGACTGACGAACTTGAAGGAGTTGCATAA